The Pogona vitticeps strain Pit_001003342236 chromosome 6, PviZW2.1, whole genome shotgun sequence genome contains a region encoding:
- the LOC140708388 gene encoding uncharacterized protein LOC140708388 gives MHSSCSPSLHPTHPLVRKHRQRRVCVCVCVCVCVCVCVCVCVCVCVCVCVCVCGTESYPRDVKKLPGDVAPAVVLRCLLPPPPSRARTMLEVISVGLGEKPAASTLRAAALLPTTYGARPKVETMGKNKGSWRKFFCCAGPPETQSTTCLHISESDSSKPLSEPEPSEPEPEQDQEGEEDEDVYVEAGSQTSTTEIPEGNRWRWSRLHREVELQTSTVLLPAAEIESSSEADVQVQTSFSSIPREVEAQAQTSFLSLRCPTPFQNDAHAQTSFAELRGVSKAEAQLQTSLLSLLGEREAQVQTSLSSLPREIEAQVQTSLPSLSGEREAQIQTSLSSLPEEKEAQIQTSLPSLSGEREAQIQTSLSSLPEGKEAQIQTSLLSLPGEREAQMQTSLSSLPEGKEAQVQTSFASLPERKSAASLGGYPQGQSSYVELLEKIASLPGFLEAQMQTSKISVPAPSEAHIQVQTSFSDYMSEKEETSSIGTEPPSKISPQSSASSLFPLYVDTEVQTLPVEIPPGNDWRSARLQAEAQVQTSFTSVLEELGDLIEAQHSKRDIEKEQAVASELQVPFFIEEKSLMPELIETAIQTSDTLLREWDKWRSLQTPQAMAQVQTSTIELLKKLSLLSRIECMEAASRTELLKKASSLSVAEFPSHEVMRKASSWSDSGSQGQLSNHELLKKRPSSAQVLATSGSDLTTSSSKRKSQMQTSDLELIKKLSSVSHMEPQEKASDVVFQKYSTLSVNDGGDEHQKATMEGTECITPPEMIEAPIRKCYYELPEVQTSAPQASVQKEPLWSAVVDSGVQTSYVEVPFGNRWRASRLQAEAEVQTVGLELPVEETEFCPQAQNNTGAQTSLLEIWQARDLADAQMQTSDFDMIKKVQSPPPLVVDSQAQTSLFDLWKAEEQTDAQMQTSLDELQIIKSLPIEQIDRLVQTSFMDIWRAKELSNVRQQTSLKELLEPEVEYSPRFQTDLGVQTSLTTVWRKKEITDTQAQASLSELLESKEELPLVSQIDAQVQTSNSEMAVGDSWRSPCSHADVQQQTSLELEDELDNSPPTSQMDIQVQTSLLDIWKAKELRHAKLQTSWMDLPGSTKEPPLPLQCESPVLYPEPGSPPLAQTDTQVQTSSLDIWKTKRISDAEIQTSLSYLPQGTEELSLQSQKESPVQPAMPGSADVPDESLPLPQIDSKQQTVPDMPKEFRDPPSPSETKVQREQPVDAEVQTSLSSLPSATVISPVPSATAVSPAPSRSAVSPAPSRSAVSPAPSRSAVSPAPSATAVSPAPSRSAVSSAPSATAVSPVPSHSAVSPAPSRSAVSPALSATAVSPALSATAVSPVPSATAVSPAPSATDVSPAPSATAVSPAPSATAVSPALSATAVSPAPSATAVSPAPSATAVSPAPSATAVSPAPSATAVSSAPSATAVSPAPSGTAVPPVTSGISHMAVSPVPSQTAPSLIPSNIAMSPVPSRTASPMRPPTPASPYSHMDSAAPVEKGAPVEKSLLELWTTREEAEVQMQTAKLGLSFEENLLLFPKLIESREKMEDVKPSERRKVDKVSKAKSKAPVFTEAQVQTSYVELPQGKKWRSSRLCTEAQVQTSFPDLHVKDRAPTLHDHIAPRRTQKGPKRAAPVSVHLHVKMSPKRRTSNEKK, from the exons GAAGCTGGAGAAAATTTTTCTGCTGTGCTGGCCCACCAGAAACTCAGTCTACAACATG TCTGCATATCAGTGAATCTGATTCCTCCAAGCCTCTGTCTGAGCCAGAGCCGTCAGAACCAGAGCCAGAGCAGGACCAG gagggagaagaagatgaAGACGTATACGTTGAAGCTGGGTCGCAAACGTCTACAACTGAAATCCCAGAAGGGAACAGATGGCGGTGGTCACGGTTACATAGAGAAGTTGAGCTGCAAACCTCAACGGTTTTGTTACCTGCTGCAGAGATAGAGTCATCTTCTGAGGCGGATGTTCAGGTTCAGACCTCTTTTTCGAGCATCCCAAGGGAAGTGGAGGCCCAGGCGCAAACCTCGTTTCTCTCCCTGCGATGTCCAACCCCATTTCAAAACGATGCCCACGCACAAACCTCCTTTGCTGAATTACGAGGTGTCTCGAAGGCTGAAGCTCagctgcaaacatcattgttgtCGTTACTCGGAGAAAGGGAAGCCCAGGTCCAAACATCACTATCATCATTACCTAGAGAAATAGAAGCCCAGGTCCAAACGTCACTGCCTTCCTTatcaggagagagagaagcccaAATCCAAACATCGCTGTCTTCGTTACCTGAGGAGAAGGAGGCGCAGATTCAAACGTCACTGCCTTCCTTatcaggagagagagaagcccaAATCCAAACGTCACTGTCTTCGTTACCTGAAGGGAAGGAGGCGCAGATTCAAACATCACTACTTTCATTACCGGGAGAAAGAGAAGCCCAAATGCAAACGTCACTGTCTTCATTACCTGAAGGGAAGGAGGCGCAGGTCCAAACCTCTTTTGCTTCGTTACCAGAAAGAAAGTCTGCAGCCTCTTTGGGAGGTTACCCTCAGGGGCAATCCTCCTATGTGGAATTATTAGAGAAGATTGCCTCTTTGCCAGGCTTTCTGGAGGCGCAGATGCAAACCTCTAAAATCAGTGTACCGGCACCTTCGGAAGCACACATCCAAGTGCAAACATCATTTTCAGATTATATGTCAGAAAAGGAGGAGACCTCTTCCATTGGAACAGAGCCCCCGAGTAAGATTTCTCCTCAGTCATCCGCAAGCTCGTTGTTCCCCTTATATGTTGACACTGAGGTGCAGACGTTACCTGTGGAAATACCGCCTGGGAACGACTGGCGTTCTGCACGATTGCAGGCTGAGGCCCAGGTGCAGACATCCTTTACTTCAGTACTGGAGGAGCTTGGAGATCTCATTGAGGCACAGCACTCGAAGCGCGATATCGAGAAAGAACAGGCAGTGGCAAGCGAGCTGCAAGTCCCTTTTTTCATAGAAGAGAAGTCTCTCATGCCGGAACTGATTGAAACTGCTATACAAACATCGGACACTTTGCTTCGGGAatgggacaagtggcgttcattACAGACACCACAAGCTATGGCGCAGGTCCAAACATCTACCATTGAACTGCTGAAGAAGCTTTCTTTGCTATCTCGGATTGAGTGCATGGAAGCAGCTTCTCGTACCGAATTACTAAAGAAAGCATCTTCTCTGTCAGTGGCCGAATTTCCAAGTCATGAAGTAATGAGGAAGGCTTCTTCTTGGTCAGACTCTGGATCTCAAGGCCAGTTGTCGAATCATGAGCTGCTGAAGAAGCGTCCTTCTTCGGCACAAGTACTTGCAACCTCAGGGTCTGACCTTACAACCTCCTCATCGAAAAGGAAGAGCCAAATGCAAACATCTGACCTAGAACTAATTAAGAAGCTCTCTTCTGTGTCACATATGGAACCCCAGGAGAAAGCATCAGACGTTGTTTTCCAAAAGTACTCGACGTTGTCAGTGAATGATGGTGGAGATGAACATCAGAAGGCAACGATGGAAGGAACCGAGTGTATCACTCCACCGGAAATGATAGAAGCTCCGATCCGCAAGTGTTACTATGAGCTTCCAGAAGTCCAAACATCAGCCCCCCAAGCTTCAGTCCAAAAAGAACCTCTTTGGTCTGCAGTGGTTGATAGTGGGGTACAAACATCATATGTTGAAGTACCATTCGGAAATAGGTGGCGGGCCTCACGTCTGCAGGCTGAAGCCGAGGTGCAAACTGTGGGGCTTGAATTGCCAGTGGAAGAAACAGAATTTTGCCCCCAAGCACAGAACAACACTGGGGCACAAACTTCCTTGCTTGAAATATGGCAAGCCAGAGACTTGGCCGATGCCCAGATGCAAACTTCTGACTTTGACATGATCAAAAAAGTGCAGTCTCCTCCTCCACTAGTGGTTGATAGCCAGGCACAGACATCATTGTTTGACCTTTGGAAAGCGGAAGAACAAACTGATGCCCAAATGCAGACCTCGCTAGATGAGTTGCAGATCATTAAGTCTCTTCCCATCGAACAAATTGACAGGTTGGTGCAGACTTCCTTCATGGATATATGGAGGGCAAAAGAACTGAGTAACGTGCGACAGCAGACTTCCCTGAAGGAGTTACTGGAACCAGAAGTCGAGTATTCTCCCCGCTTCCAAACTGACTTGGGAGTGCAGACATCTTTGACAACCGTATGGAGGAAAAAAGAGATAACTGATACCCAGGCCCAAGCCTCATTGTCTGAATTATTGGAATCCAAAGAAGAACTTCCTCTGGTGTCACAAATTGATGCTCAGGTGCAAACCTCAAATTCTGAAATGGCTGTGGGAGATTCATGGAGGAGCCCCTGTTCGCATGCTGATGTTCAACAGCAGACTTCGTTGGAACTGGAAGATGAACTGGACAATTCTCCTCCCACATCGCAAATGGATATCCAGGTGCAAACCTCCCTTCTTGACATATGGAAAGCAAAGGAACTCCGTCACgccaagttacagacttcttggATGGATTTGCCAGGATCCACCAAAGAACCCCCACTCCCACTGCAGTGTGAAAGCCCAGTTTTATACCCTGAGCCAGGATCTCCTCCCCTGGCCCAAACTGACACCCAGGTGCAGACCTCCTCCCTTGACATATGGAAGACAAAACGGATCAGTGATGCTGAAATTCAAACTTCTCTGAGCTATTTGCCACAAGGTACTGAGGAACTCTCTCTGCAATCACAGAAAGAGAGTCCAGTCCAACCAGCCATGCCTGGCTCAGCAGATGTCCCAGATGAAAGTCTTCCTCTACCCCAAATCGATTCTAAGCAGCAAACAGTGCCTGATATGCCGAAAGAATTTAGAGATCCTCCATCCCCATCAGAAACTAAAGTGCAAAGAGAACAACCAGTTGATGCCGAGGTGCAGACTTCCCTGAGCAGTTTGCCAAGTGCCACAGTTATATCTCCTGTTCCATCAGCCACGGCTGTGTCTCCTGCTCCGTCACGCTCAGCTGTGTCTCCTGCTCCATCACGCTCAGCTGTGTCTCCTGCTCCATCACGCTCAGCTGTTTCTCCTGCTCCGTCAGCCACAGCTGTGTCTCCTGCTCCATCACGCTCAGCTGTTTCTTCTGCTCCATCAGCCACAGCTGTGTCTCCTGTTCCATCACACTCAGCTGTGTCTCCTGCTCCATCACGCTCAGCTGTGTCTCCTGCTCTGTCAGCCACGGCTGTGTCTCCTGCTTTGTCAGCCACGGCTGTGTCTCCTGTTCCATCAGCCACAGCTGTGTCTCCTGCTCCATCAGCCACGGATGTGTCTCCTGCTCCATCAGCCACGGCTGTGTCTCCTGCTCCATCAGCCACGGCTGTGTCTCCTGCTCTGTCAGCCACGGCTGTGTCTCCTGCTCCATCAGCCACAGCTGTGTCTCCTGCTCCATCAGCCACGGCTGTGTCTCCTGCTCCATCAGCCACGGCTGTGTCTCCTGCTCCGTCAGCCACAGCTGTGTCTTCTGCTCCATCAGCCACAGCTGTGTCTCCTGCTCCATCAGGCACTGCAGTGCCTCCTGTCACTTCAGGCATATCGCACATGGCTGTGTCCCCCGTCCCATCCCAAACAGCTCCATCTCTTATCCCGTCAAATATAGCTATGTCCCCAGTTCCATCACGAACTGCCAGCCCAATGCGACCACCGACACCTGCATCTCCATATTCACATATGGACTCTGCTGCCCCAGTGGAGAAAGGTGCTCCAGTGGAAAAATCATTGCTCGAACTGTGGACAACAAGGGAGGAAGCAGAGGTTCAGATGCAAACTGCCAAACTTGGTCTGTCCTTTGAGGAAAATTTGCTTTTATTCCCAAAGCTAATAGAGAGCCGCGAGAAAATGGAAGATGTTAAGCCATCAGAAAGAAGGAAGGTGGACAAGGTTTCAAAAGCAAAGTCAAAAGCTCCTGTATTTACTGAAGCCCAGGTTCAAACCTCTTACGTTGAATTACCCCAGGGAAAGAAATGGCGTTCGTCTCGCTTATGTACAGAGGCCCAGGTGCAAACTTCATTTCCTGACCTCCATGTGAAAGACAGGGCCCCGACTTTGCATGATCACATAGCACCGAGAAG AACACAAAAAGGACCAAAGCGAGCTGCTCCAGTATCTGTGCATTTACATGTAAAGATGTCTCCAAAGCGTCGAACtagcaatgaaaaaaaatag
- the LOC140708221 gene encoding UDP-glucuronosyltransferase 2A2, producing the protein MAIREQDVIPTFTSAKACIMKLCIHLLALQVTVVGNVSCGNVLIWPAEASHWLNVKVIIEELIHRDHHVSVLVSTGSVFINPGDVSGAKFEVYPVPFGKADFDSFIKDIIMLWLNNRPTTLSFHRFYQELGKLVRIGNTLNRHMCEGVLANQELLAQLRKNKYDVLLSDPVVICGDLIALKLGIPFIYTLRFTPALTVERHCGKIPAPPSYVPAVLSELSDRMPFGERVKNIISYCVQDYVFQKYWGEWDSYYSQVLGKAFLFCFLEYHHLAKDMLDVASHIMSRSSWLMFYWCGHLPLLR; encoded by the coding sequence ATGGCTATCCGAGAACAGGATGTCATTCCTACTTTCACTTCAGCAAAAGCATGCATAATGAAGCTTTGCATCCATTTGCTGGCCCTTCAGGTCACTGTGGTAGGAAATGTTTCCTGTGGAAATGTGCTTATTTGGCCAGCGGAAGCCAGCCATTGGCTAAATGTTAAGGTCATCATCGAGGAACTGATTCACAGAGATCACCATGTTAGTGTCTTGGTTTCAACAGGATCAGTCTTTATCAACCCTGGAGATGTGTCAGGTGCCAAGTTTGAAGTGTACCCTGTGCCATTTGGAAAGGCAGACTTTGATTCCTTTATCAAAGATATCATCATGCTGTGGCTGAACAACAGACCAACCACTCTGAGTTTCCACAGGTTTTACCAAGAGCTGGGGAAGCTGGTCAGAATAGGAAATACTCTCAATAGACACATGTGTGAAGGAGTCCTGGCCAATCAGGAACTCTTGGCCCagctgagaaagaacaaatatgaTGTGCTCCTCTCTGACCCTGTGGTGATCTGTGGTGATCTGATTGCTTTGAAACTGGGCATCCCGTTTATATACACCCTGCGGTTCACGCCAGCTTTGACAGTGGAGAGACACTGTGGGAAAATACCTGCCCCTCCTTCATATGTTCCAGCTGTTTTGTCCGAGCTCTCTGACAGAATGCCATTTGGAGAAAGGGTTAAAAATATTATCTCCTACTGCGTCCAAGATTACGTGTTCCAGAAGTACTGGGGAGAATGGGATTCTTATTACAGTCAGGTTTTAGGTAAggcttttctgttctgtttcctgGAATATCATCATTTGGCAAAAGACATGCTTGATGTTGCCTCTCATATCATGTCAAGATCCTCTTGGTTGATGTTTTACTGGTGTGGACATTTGCCTTTATTAAGATGA